Below is a window of Synergistota bacterium DNA.
AGAGCCTTTGATATGGGAAGAGGAGCGGAAGTAAGGGAGGTGAGATAAGCAATGTTTTTCTTCTGGGATTGGACTTTCCTGCTATTAATTCCTGCACTTCTCTTGGCTGTTTACGCTCAAGCGAAGGTCCAATCCACCTATAGAAAATATGCTGCCGTTCCAGCTGCCGTAAGAAAACCAGCATGGATGGTAGCTCGTGAGATCTTAGATAGAAACGGTTTGGGACATGTGGCTATAGAGATGATACCCGGAGAGCTTACGGATCACTATGATCCTCGGGCTAAGGTTTTAAGATTGTCGTCAGCGGTTTACAATAACCCATCAATAGCTGCTATAGGTATAGCTGCTCATGAAGCCGGTCATGCACTTCAACACGCTACAGGTTATCTTCCCCTTTCGATAAGAAACGCCATAGTTCCAGTGGCAAATATAGGGTCTCAACTTGCTATACCTTTCTTCTTCTTGGGATTTCTCTTTGGTATTCCAAGTCTTATGGATATAGGCATAGTTGCGTTTTCCGCTGCCGTTGTTTTCCAGCTTATAACTCTTCCGGTTGAATTCGATGCAAGCTCGAGGGCTATAAGGGTTCTTTACACGGGGGGATTTGTTTCAAATAGAGAGAAAAAGGCAGTTGAGGAGGTTCTTGGAGCTGCTGCGTTAACCTATGTTGCTGCTACTGCTATGGCAGCGCTTCAGCTTATAAGGTTGCTTATTCTGAGGGGGGAGAGGGATTAAAGGTTGCCTTTACTGATTTTATTCTTACTGTTTCTGTTTTTAGCACCTTGGATGCTTCTCCCCCTTCTTTTCTTTTTCGTCATACTCGTATTTCTTTTACCCTTTGGTTTTACGCTATACTCACTTTATACGATATTAACGGTACCTGTTGAAATATGGAGAATAGCAACGAATAAGAAACTTAGGAAAAATCACGCTCTCGAACATGCTACTATTAATGTTATAGAGGAGAAGTTTGGTCCCAGCAATCTCGCAGGACTTGCCAGGAAAGAAGGCTTTTATATAAAGGGCTTGGTAGACCCGGTTCTTCTTGAGGAAGCGGCACGTGTAGCTCTCTTTCGCCTGAGAAATGGAGAGAAAAGATTAGCGGTGCATAAGAGATGTGGTACCACCATAGCCATTATAAACTTTGTGGGGGCAGTTTCCTTTCTCGCACTTCTTTTCTTAACCGGGTACTTTACCATCTTGAACGTCATAATAGCGCTTCTCGTTTCCTATCTTATAGGCCCTCTCTTGAGCCCATGGGTTCAGCTTAGGTTTACGACACTACCAGAGGTAGACGACATGGAAATAGTTGGTGTGGAGTACAAAGGACCCGATTTGCGAACGTGGGGTCTGCCTTTCTTTTATATTCCTACAGACCTTTTCGTGAGGACCATTGAGAGAAAAGATTTGGGAAAGGTATTCACTTGATGTTTTAAGGAGAGTAGAAAAGGGGAGCTGGATAGAACCCCTTATAAGAACTTGGGTTGATGAAGGGAGAATTCCGCGAAAGGCTGTTGCTTTCGTTGCGGAGGTTTCTTATGGAGTAGTACGCTATTTCTATTTGCTTTCGTGGATAGCAGAAAGGATCATTGGGGAAAAAAGATGGAAAAAGCTTCCCGGCG
It encodes the following:
- a CDS encoding zinc metallopeptidase gives rise to the protein MFFFWDWTFLLLIPALLLAVYAQAKVQSTYRKYAAVPAAVRKPAWMVAREILDRNGLGHVAIEMIPGELTDHYDPRAKVLRLSSAVYNNPSIAAIGIAAHEAGHALQHATGYLPLSIRNAIVPVANIGSQLAIPFFFLGFLFGIPSLMDIGIVAFSAAVVFQLITLPVEFDASSRAIRVLYTGGFVSNREKKAVEEVLGAAALTYVAATAMAALQLIRLLILRGERD